In Phyllobacterium zundukense, one DNA window encodes the following:
- a CDS encoding thiamine pyrophosphate-binding protein, with protein MDSSAPTASVTQNDGLGWQSDIIADLIKQYGFPFITLNPGASYRGLHDSLVNHNGDEPPMLLCQHEKIAVQIAHGYAKASGQPLAVIVHNVVGLLHATMGIYYAYTDRAPVFVIGATGPMDEGKRRPRVDWAHTANVQGTQIRDYVKWDYQPGGMGGVVDSFARAYSIMMTEPQGPIYMCYDAALQEAPLSEPIALSSLTSTKTPSRIAPDPAALEEAADRLIAADWPVLVPQFVGRDKNGYSDMVALAETLGAPVADTQWRLNFPTGHPLDMRMNRDVFKQADLITLLDCRDWERPTHENDRINRTLKPLFPEHCEWLDIGFADIEISKWATDYQRFPECAQRVLADTALALPALTSIIGKRAKDDAKLARKITERGQAVAEMHDAQRAKWREQAKVDWDASPITLPRLATEVWNKIQHEDWVLTTNAFEDWALKLWDFDRPYRWPGKALGTGTQIGMATGVALAHRGTGRLVVDCQTDGDLLFDVGALWFAAKHKVPFLCVMHNNRAYYNDWEHQITVARQRGTPVERAYIGMDIMDPAPDFSTIARGFGWYAEGPIEDAKDIASALDRAIAQVKRGVPALIDIITQHAG; from the coding sequence ATGGATAGCTCGGCGCCGACAGCATCAGTGACACAGAATGACGGACTCGGGTGGCAATCCGATATTATCGCTGACCTGATCAAGCAATACGGGTTTCCCTTCATAACGCTCAATCCTGGTGCCAGCTATCGCGGGCTGCATGACTCACTCGTCAATCACAATGGCGATGAGCCGCCAATGCTGCTTTGCCAGCACGAAAAGATCGCCGTCCAGATTGCGCATGGCTATGCGAAAGCGTCGGGCCAGCCTTTGGCTGTCATTGTACACAATGTCGTCGGTCTCCTGCACGCCACCATGGGCATCTACTACGCCTACACGGATCGTGCTCCGGTCTTTGTTATCGGCGCAACCGGACCGATGGACGAGGGCAAGCGGCGGCCCCGGGTCGATTGGGCCCATACGGCGAACGTTCAGGGAACGCAGATCCGCGACTACGTGAAATGGGATTATCAGCCGGGCGGCATGGGCGGCGTTGTGGACAGTTTTGCCCGTGCTTACTCGATCATGATGACAGAGCCGCAAGGCCCGATCTACATGTGCTATGACGCCGCCTTGCAGGAGGCGCCGCTATCCGAACCGATTGCGCTGTCATCGCTGACATCCACAAAAACGCCGAGCCGGATCGCCCCCGATCCTGCCGCACTTGAAGAGGCTGCAGACCGCTTGATCGCAGCGGATTGGCCTGTGCTGGTGCCGCAATTCGTCGGTCGCGACAAGAACGGCTATTCGGACATGGTTGCTCTTGCGGAAACGTTGGGCGCCCCCGTCGCCGACACACAATGGCGGCTTAATTTTCCAACCGGGCATCCACTCGACATGCGGATGAACCGGGACGTATTCAAACAAGCCGATTTGATAACGCTGCTCGACTGCCGGGATTGGGAGCGGCCGACGCACGAAAACGATCGTATAAATCGCACGTTGAAGCCGCTTTTTCCGGAGCATTGCGAATGGCTGGATATCGGTTTTGCCGATATCGAGATTTCGAAATGGGCGACCGACTATCAGCGGTTTCCCGAATGCGCGCAACGCGTGCTCGCCGATACGGCGCTCGCCCTGCCTGCACTGACATCGATCATTGGCAAGCGTGCCAAGGACGACGCGAAACTTGCCCGGAAGATTACGGAGCGCGGGCAGGCCGTTGCTGAAATGCATGACGCGCAGCGTGCAAAATGGCGCGAACAGGCAAAGGTCGATTGGGATGCAAGCCCGATCACTTTGCCCCGGCTCGCCACCGAAGTATGGAACAAGATCCAGCATGAGGATTGGGTTTTAACGACCAACGCATTCGAGGACTGGGCGTTGAAGCTCTGGGATTTCGACCGGCCCTACCGTTGGCCCGGCAAGGCGCTCGGGACGGGAACACAGATCGGCATGGCGACAGGCGTGGCGCTTGCCCATCGCGGCACCGGACGTCTCGTTGTCGATTGCCAGACCGATGGCGATTTGCTGTTTGACGTCGGCGCTCTTTGGTTTGCGGCAAAACACAAAGTGCCGTTCCTCTGTGTCATGCACAATAACCGCGCCTATTACAACGATTGGGAGCACCAGATCACCGTGGCGCGCCAGCGCGGAACGCCCGTCGAACGCGCCTATATCGGCATGGATATCATGGATCCGGCCCCGGACTTTTCCACTATCGCGCGTGGGTTTGGCTGGTACGCCGAAGGTCCGATCGAAGATGCCAAGGATATCGCCAGCGCGCTCGACCGGGCGATAGCGCAGGTCAAGAGGGGCGTTCCAGCGCTCATCGACATCATCACTCAACATGCCGGGTGA
- a CDS encoding NAD(P)-dependent oxidoreductase — MKVGVVGVGEMGLAMAGHILDHDIEVAVFDVDQEKLGQARERGLATKESLAQLAEVADVFVLVVATDQQVIDVSLELAEKAADGANIVVAATISPETMLELGPQVEARGKRLVDAPVVYGASGAREGTLLSLCGGSEEDIERIRPVLMSYSRDLIHVGPRGAGQIAKSCNNLLHWVHCVANFETLLIAKRYGIDAQRMREVLLQCPGTNGTLSRWDSTRFTWQEKDMDVTLDLAQKGGLMLPLSGQVDQIIKTLHADDVKALLYGPEASYLGRVVRPLSSSEGGVG, encoded by the coding sequence ATGAAGGTTGGAGTCGTGGGAGTTGGAGAGATGGGGCTGGCTATGGCGGGCCACATACTCGACCATGACATCGAAGTCGCTGTCTTCGACGTCGACCAGGAAAAGCTCGGACAGGCTCGCGAGCGCGGCCTCGCAACGAAGGAAAGCCTCGCTCAACTGGCCGAAGTGGCGGATGTGTTTGTTCTCGTTGTGGCGACGGACCAGCAGGTGATCGATGTTTCGCTGGAGCTGGCCGAAAAGGCCGCCGACGGAGCCAACATCGTCGTTGCCGCCACCATAAGCCCCGAGACGATGCTCGAGCTCGGACCTCAGGTCGAAGCCAGGGGCAAGCGGCTCGTTGACGCGCCAGTCGTCTACGGCGCTTCAGGTGCGCGTGAGGGTACGCTGCTTTCGCTGTGCGGCGGTTCGGAAGAAGATATCGAGCGCATCCGGCCGGTCTTGATGAGCTACAGCCGCGACCTTATTCACGTCGGGCCACGCGGAGCCGGGCAGATCGCCAAATCCTGCAACAATCTGTTGCATTGGGTTCATTGCGTGGCCAACTTCGAGACGCTGTTGATCGCCAAGCGTTACGGGATCGATGCACAGCGAATGCGCGAAGTCCTCCTGCAATGCCCGGGAACCAACGGTACCCTCAGCCGGTGGGACAGCACGCGCTTCACCTGGCAGGAAAAGGATATGGATGTGACGCTGGACCTTGCCCAGAAGGGTGGCCTGATGCTGCCGCTTTCCGGACAAGTCGACCAGATCATCAAGACGTTGCATGCCGATGACGTCAAGGCTCTGCTGTATGGGCCGGAGGCAAGCTATCTCGGCAGGGTGGTTCGACCGTTGTCCTCGTCTGAAGGCGGGGTTGGTTGA
- a CDS encoding ethanolamine ammonia-lyase reactivating factor EutA produces MHDFDLDHEHEDLSESDQLAISRAIWEQENLELLTVGIDIGSSTSHLLFARIVLQREKDDLSSRFVVVERTVLWRSPILLTPFLPDGTIDAHELRHFFHHCYHDAGYKRADVDSGAVILTGEAIKRTNARAIDEIFANESGKFVCATAGHKLESILAAHGSGATALSRKRDACGLHVDIGGGTTKLALIDKGEILGVAAFAVGGRLLAKDQHGKWSRIDESARIVAQSLGIEISGDELPDEAARQGITKRLAALAVDQILGEPLDDLGEKLLLTDALERHVAPTYITFSGGVSEYIFGHETEDHGDIAQTLAQEIVAQLGPRIDVPVIDAGQRIRATVIGASQFTVQVSGKTLYMSGIKALPAHNIPVVHLGTSLPEVIDADEIASIFKASAERQDRDLLLPLALAFSWSGLPDYPRLLAMATAIKSVAAPAGQREELLVLVIDGDIGQTIGRILEKELDLGSNLVSIDGVQLKDLDFVDLGEFIDPPGVIPVVIKSLLFS; encoded by the coding sequence GTGCACGATTTTGATCTGGACCATGAGCACGAGGATTTATCGGAATCCGATCAGCTGGCGATTTCGCGGGCGATCTGGGAACAGGAAAACCTCGAGCTTCTCACCGTCGGTATCGATATCGGCAGCTCCACCTCGCACCTGCTGTTTGCCCGTATCGTTCTGCAGCGGGAGAAGGATGATCTGTCGAGCCGGTTTGTGGTTGTCGAACGCACTGTTCTTTGGCGCTCGCCCATTCTCCTCACGCCCTTCCTGCCGGACGGCACGATCGATGCCCATGAGCTTCGCCATTTCTTCCACCATTGCTATCACGATGCCGGCTACAAGCGAGCCGATGTCGATTCAGGCGCTGTTATTCTCACAGGCGAGGCCATAAAACGAACGAACGCCCGCGCGATCGACGAAATATTCGCAAATGAATCAGGCAAATTCGTCTGCGCGACTGCCGGCCACAAACTTGAATCCATCCTGGCGGCACATGGGTCGGGCGCGACAGCCCTTTCGAGAAAACGGGATGCTTGCGGCCTTCACGTCGATATTGGAGGCGGCACGACCAAACTTGCGCTCATCGACAAGGGGGAAATTCTCGGCGTTGCCGCTTTCGCCGTCGGCGGACGTTTGCTGGCAAAAGACCAGCATGGAAAATGGTCTCGCATCGACGAGTCGGCAAGGATCGTCGCGCAATCGCTCGGTATAGAGATTTCCGGTGATGAATTGCCCGATGAAGCGGCTCGCCAAGGCATCACGAAGCGGCTCGCAGCGCTTGCGGTCGATCAGATTTTGGGAGAGCCGCTTGACGATCTCGGCGAGAAATTGCTGCTGACCGATGCGCTGGAGAGGCATGTCGCCCCGACTTACATCACCTTCTCGGGCGGCGTCTCCGAATATATTTTTGGCCATGAGACCGAGGATCACGGAGACATCGCGCAAACACTCGCACAGGAGATCGTGGCGCAGCTTGGCCCGCGCATCGACGTGCCGGTTATCGATGCAGGGCAACGCATCAGAGCAACGGTCATTGGAGCATCGCAGTTCACCGTTCAGGTCAGCGGCAAGACGCTCTATATGAGCGGCATCAAGGCACTGCCTGCTCATAACATTCCCGTCGTTCACCTCGGGACCAGCTTGCCCGAAGTCATCGACGCCGATGAGATCGCAAGCATTTTCAAGGCAAGTGCTGAACGTCAGGATCGGGATCTGTTACTACCCCTGGCACTGGCATTCTCGTGGAGCGGATTGCCGGACTATCCGCGGCTATTGGCCATGGCCACCGCCATCAAGTCGGTAGCGGCACCGGCAGGTCAGCGCGAGGAACTGCTTGTGCTGGTGATCGACGGCGATATCGGGCAGACGATCGGCCGCATTCTCGAGAAAGAACTCGATCTTGGATCAAACCTGGTTTCCATCGACGGGGTGCAGCTCAAGGATCTGGATTTTGTCGATCTCGGCGAATTCATCGACCCGCCCGGTGTGATTCCGGTCGTCATCAAGTCGTTGCTCTTCTCATGA